The following coding sequences lie in one Candidatus Nitrospira allomarina genomic window:
- a CDS encoding GIY-YIG nuclease family protein yields MAWTVYMLECADSSLYTGITLDLERRLAAHAKGKGAKYTKHRGPFTLVFTERQETRGQALKREAAIKSMKRKEKLGLIGTRKNDRYSFSPPSCPTGVNRSELSF; encoded by the coding sequence ATGGCGTGGACGGTCTACATGTTGGAATGCGCCGATTCTAGTTTGTACACCGGGATTACCCTGGATCTGGAGCGTCGTCTTGCCGCACACGCGAAAGGGAAAGGGGCCAAATATACGAAACACCGCGGTCCGTTTACCTTGGTGTTCACCGAACGTCAGGAGACGAGAGGCCAGGCATTAAAAAGAGAAGCCGCGATTAAATCCATGAAGCGAAAAGAAAAACTGGGCTTAATCGGGACTCGAAAAAACGATCGGTATTCATTTTCCCCTCCGTCGTGCCCGACGGGAGTCAACAGATCCGAGTTGTCATTCTGA
- a CDS encoding MFS transporter, which translates to MKTILANQSTVVHESAERKPTIRWALVSLSLSMLLSSLDTSIANVALPTLARAFTASFQEVQWVILAYLLAATTLIVSVGRLGDIIGRRRLLLAGIFLYTVASVLCAVAPTFWLLIAGRAAQGLGGAIMMALSMAFVGETVSKARTGSAMGLLGTMSAIGTALGPSLGGVLIAGFGWRAIFLINLPLGMLTFLLAHHYLPVDRRGPETDRAGFDHVGTFLLALTLAAYALAVTLGRGSFGALNLALLLAAAIGVGLFVHVEARTASPLIRLAVFRDSLLSASLAMSALVTTVVTATLVVGPFYLSRALGLDAAMVGLVLSAGPLVAALTGVPAGRMADQFGAPRVAIVGLIGMGAGSFLLAVLPATLGISGYLAPIVVITAGYGLFQTANNTAVMTGISPDQRGVISGMLNLSRNLGRITGASVMGAVFAFASATIDITTAPPEAVARGMRSTFAVAAMLILIALALAVGMYRRTAGNRGVASEAECQGNENVSE; encoded by the coding sequence GTGAAGACAATTCTTGCGAACCAATCTACGGTCGTCCATGAAAGTGCAGAACGGAAACCAACGATACGATGGGCGCTCGTCAGCCTGTCGCTTTCCATGTTGCTCTCTTCGCTCGATACCAGTATCGCCAATGTGGCCTTACCCACATTGGCCCGGGCGTTCACCGCCTCCTTCCAGGAAGTCCAGTGGGTGATCCTCGCATATCTTCTCGCTGCCACGACCCTGATCGTCAGCGTCGGAAGGCTCGGTGATATCATCGGTCGGCGCCGGCTGCTGTTAGCCGGAATTTTCCTCTACACGGTCGCCTCGGTCCTGTGCGCCGTCGCGCCCACATTCTGGTTGTTGATTGCCGGGCGGGCGGCGCAGGGCCTCGGTGGGGCAATCATGATGGCGCTCTCCATGGCGTTTGTCGGTGAGACGGTTTCGAAGGCCAGGACCGGGAGCGCCATGGGCCTGCTCGGCACGATGTCCGCAATCGGCACGGCTCTCGGTCCATCGCTCGGCGGCGTGCTGATCGCCGGATTCGGTTGGCGGGCCATCTTCCTCATCAACCTACCCCTGGGGATGCTGACTTTTCTTCTCGCGCATCACTACCTCCCCGTGGATCGCCGCGGGCCGGAGACGGATCGGGCCGGATTCGACCATGTGGGTACGTTTCTGCTGGCGCTGACGCTCGCGGCCTATGCCCTCGCCGTGACGCTCGGTCGCGGCAGTTTCGGTGCCCTCAATCTGGCGCTGCTCCTGGCTGCGGCAATTGGCGTCGGGCTTTTTGTGCACGTCGAGGCGAGAACCGCCTCGCCGTTGATCCGATTGGCGGTGTTCCGCGATTCCCTGCTGAGTGCAAGCCTCGCCATGAGCGCACTTGTCACGACCGTGGTGACGGCGACGCTCGTCGTCGGGCCGTTCTATCTCTCTCGTGCGCTCGGCCTCGATGCGGCGATGGTGGGACTCGTCTTATCGGCCGGGCCGCTGGTCGCCGCGCTAACCGGGGTGCCCGCCGGGCGCATGGCGGACCAGTTTGGCGCACCACGCGTGGCGATCGTCGGGCTCATCGGCATGGGGGCCGGTTCCTTCCTCCTGGCCGTGCTGCCGGCGACACTCGGTATTTCCGGCTACCTCGCTCCCATCGTTGTCATCACCGCCGGGTATGGGTTATTCCAGACGGCCAACAACACCGCCGTCATGACCGGTATCAGTCCGGACCAGCGGGGCGTCATATCCGGCATGCTCAACCTTTCGCGCAACCTCGGGCGCATCACCGGGGCATCCGTGATGGGTGCAGTGTTCGCCTTTGCCTCGGCCACGATCGACATCACCACGGCGCCTCCCGAGGCCGTGGCCAGGGGTATGCGGAGCACATTCGCCGTCGCCGCGATGCTCATCCTCATCGCCCTCGCCCTCGCAGTCGGCATGTACCGCCGCACGGCGGGAAATCGGGGAGTGGCTTCGGAAGCAGAGTGTCAGGGGAATGAAAACGTTTCGGAATGA
- a CDS encoding LysR family transcriptional regulator has protein sequence MSTPDFNLLITLDAVLAEGSVARAARRLRLSPSAMSRALARLRETIGDPLLVRAGRGLVPTPRALELRERVSQLVQDGEAVLRPAGKLNLAQLVRTFTLRTGEGFVENFGPALIARIGKEAPGVRLRFVQKPNKDSTPLREGIVDLETGVVADTTAPEVRAQALFSDRFIGVVRRGHLLSKGKITPSRYAAGKHVIVSRRGLDKGTIDEALELLGLKREIVTIVGGFSAALALARGSNLIASVPERHTGNLRTGMQSFPLPFSTPEVTVSLLWHPRLDADLAHRWLRGHIREICAAIR, from the coding sequence ATGTCGACCCCTGATTTCAATCTGCTGATCACGCTCGATGCGGTGCTCGCGGAAGGGAGTGTGGCGCGCGCAGCCCGACGGTTGCGGCTGAGTCCGTCGGCGATGAGCCGCGCGCTGGCGCGCTTGCGTGAGACGATTGGCGATCCGCTGTTGGTGAGGGCCGGACGCGGTCTCGTTCCCACCCCCCGGGCGCTCGAACTCCGCGAGCGGGTCAGTCAGCTCGTGCAGGACGGCGAAGCGGTGCTTCGCCCGGCCGGAAAGCTCAACCTCGCACAACTCGTCCGGACGTTCACGCTCCGGACCGGCGAAGGCTTTGTCGAGAACTTTGGACCGGCTCTCATTGCCCGCATCGGCAAGGAAGCGCCCGGCGTGCGGTTGCGCTTTGTACAGAAGCCCAACAAAGACAGCACGCCACTTCGCGAAGGGATCGTCGATCTGGAAACCGGCGTGGTGGCTGACACAACGGCCCCCGAGGTGCGCGCGCAAGCATTGTTTAGCGACCGGTTTATCGGCGTCGTGCGAAGAGGGCACCTACTGAGCAAGGGGAAGATCACGCCCTCCCGGTATGCTGCCGGAAAGCACGTCATTGTCTCGCGGAGGGGTCTCGACAAGGGAACGATTGATGAGGCCTTGGAGCTTTTAGGTCTGAAACGGGAGATCGTAACGATCGTCGGTGGTTTTTCGGCCGCGCTGGCGCTCGCCCGGGGTTCCAACCTGATCGCCAGTGTTCCCGAACGACACACCGGAAATCTGCGCACCGGCATGCAGAGCTTTCCCCTTCCGTTCTCCACCCCGGAGGTGACGGTTTCCTTGCTCTGGCACCCCCGGCTGGATGCCGATCTCGCGCATCGCTGGCTTCGCGGCCACATCCGGGAAATCTGCGCGGCGATCCGCTGA
- a CDS encoding type II toxin-antitoxin system VapC family toxin, which yields MTLVIDANVGLKWFIEEPRSSAARKILDKGASFIAPDVVIPEMCNVVWKKVKNQEVTPVQGQAIVTNVSMIFDHIVPSSELAQKAFGLAVQFNHPVYDCLYLALAERESITLVTDDAKLVSVAKKAKLARFVQAL from the coding sequence GTGACCCTGGTCATTGATGCCAATGTGGGCCTGAAGTGGTTCATCGAGGAACCCCGCTCCTCGGCTGCCAGAAAAATTCTTGACAAGGGCGCCTCATTTATTGCCCCGGATGTTGTTATTCCAGAAATGTGCAATGTGGTCTGGAAAAAGGTCAAGAATCAGGAGGTCACCCCCGTGCAAGGTCAAGCCATAGTAACCAATGTTTCAATGATCTTTGACCATATTGTGCCGTCTTCAGAACTGGCCCAAAAGGCCTTTGGCCTTGCCGTTCAATTTAATCACCCTGTGTATGACTGCTTGTACCTGGCCCTGGCCGAACGTGAATCCATCACGCTTGTCACGGATGACGCCAAGTTGGTGTCGGTAGCCAAAAAAGCCAAATTGGCTCGTTTTGTTCAAGCTCTGTAG
- a CDS encoding FitA-like ribbon-helix-helix domain-containing protein translates to MGQVIVRNLDDHIIAALKTKAEMRGHSLEQELRGILAEAAKPTIEDRRSLVDHIRAMTPSTPQTDSTVLLREDRDR, encoded by the coding sequence ATGGGCCAAGTTATTGTTCGAAACCTTGATGATCACATCATCGCCGCCTTAAAAACTAAAGCTGAAATGCGAGGGCATTCCCTTGAACAAGAGCTCAGGGGTATTCTGGCCGAAGCCGCTAAGCCCACAATCGAAGATCGCCGAAGCTTGGTCGATCATATTCGTGCCATGACTCCCTCCACTCCGCAAACCGACTCCACGGTTCTCCTGAGGGAGGATCGTGACCGGTGA
- a CDS encoding type II toxin-antitoxin system Phd/YefM family antitoxin has product MPEIGAYEAKTHLPKLLERIQKGERFTITKHGRPVAELVPVTRKDPKAVRQTMNRIRSYRETLRKRGVSTQRLLKKNETLRDLAHLGHRY; this is encoded by the coding sequence ATGCCTGAAATTGGGGCCTATGAAGCCAAAACACATTTACCCAAGTTACTCGAGCGGATCCAAAAGGGAGAACGATTTACCATCACCAAACATGGGCGGCCCGTGGCCGAACTTGTCCCCGTGACCCGCAAGGACCCCAAAGCGGTTCGCCAAACCATGAACCGCATCCGTTCTTACCGGGAAACTCTTCGTAAACGGGGGGTCAGCACCCAGCGCCTTCTCAAAAAGAACGAAACGCTTCGTGATTTGGCTCATCTGGGCCACCGATACTGA
- a CDS encoding type II toxin-antitoxin system VapC family toxin — protein sequence MPFVLDSSVALAWVLDATSTERALEETMTLARKYELTTYDASYLELAKRRGTPLATFDTKLRQACVLAKIPVLPS from the coding sequence ATGCCGTTTGTCCTAGACAGTTCGGTCGCATTGGCCTGGGTCCTTGATGCCACCTCTACTGAACGAGCACTGGAAGAAACTATGACCTTAGCCCGGAAGTACGAATTAACCACCTACGACGCCTCATATCTTGAGTTAGCCAAGAGACGTGGGACGCCGCTGGCTACATTTGATACCAAGCTACGCCAGGCCTGTGTGTTAGCCAAAATCCCTGTTTTACCGTCCTGA
- a CDS encoding Tex family protein, with protein sequence MNSALHDQTIAKELKISDKQVAATVSLLDDGATVPFLSRYRKEVTGGLDEVVITAIRDRIAQLRELDKRRDVILASLEEQGKLTDVLQGQVHAAATMTELEDIYLPFRPKRRTRAMIAKERGLEPLALSLWAQETQLHVETEAKKYLNPELSVETVEDALAGARDIMAEWISEDLQARASMRALYLEQGIFKTTAVRGKDVQASKYRDYVEWEEPVAKAPSHRVLAMRRGETEGFLSFRVMVPEPEALSILHRLFLKGKGPASEQVTLAIKDSFTRLLSLSMETETRLVTKTRADQTAIEVFAQNVQQLLMAPPLGQKTVLAIDPGFRTGCKMVCLDRQGTLRHTETIFPHLGASGAAKAGETVVELCQRFQVEAIAVGNGTAGRETEAFLRALKLPTAIPIVMVNESGASVYSASPVAREEFPDHDVTVRGAVSIGRRLMDPLAELVKIDPKAIGVGQYQHDVDQGILKQRLQDVVISCVNRVGVDVNMASPQLLTAVSGVGPQLATNIVAYRQEHGPFSSRTALKKVPRLGAKAFEQAAGFLRITDGEHPLDASAVHPERYAVVNAMAKDLGCTVKDLMKDPARQRTIDLNRYITEDVGKPTLMDILTELAKPGRDPRQQFEAVKFDEGVQSIEQVTPGMILSGVVTNVTAFGAFVDIGVHQDGLVHISQLANKFVSDPNTVVQVNQQVKVTVLEVDVPRKRISLSMKAAANGKS encoded by the coding sequence ATGAATTCAGCATTGCATGATCAGACCATTGCGAAGGAACTGAAAATTTCCGATAAGCAGGTGGCAGCCACGGTGAGCCTGCTGGATGACGGGGCCACGGTGCCGTTTCTTTCACGGTATCGCAAAGAAGTCACAGGCGGGTTGGATGAGGTCGTGATTACCGCCATTCGGGATCGTATCGCGCAGCTTCGGGAGTTGGATAAGCGGCGGGACGTCATCCTGGCCTCGCTTGAGGAACAAGGCAAACTCACCGACGTGCTGCAAGGGCAGGTGCACGCGGCCGCAACCATGACCGAATTGGAAGACATCTATTTACCCTTCCGCCCCAAACGCCGCACGAGGGCCATGATCGCGAAAGAGCGGGGATTGGAACCGTTGGCGTTGAGCCTCTGGGCACAAGAGACCCAATTGCATGTCGAAACCGAGGCGAAAAAATATCTCAACCCGGAACTCAGTGTGGAGACCGTGGAGGACGCATTGGCCGGCGCGCGCGATATCATGGCCGAATGGATCAGCGAAGATCTGCAAGCCCGCGCCTCCATGCGAGCGCTGTATCTGGAGCAGGGGATCTTCAAGACCACTGCGGTGCGGGGGAAAGATGTTCAAGCCAGCAAGTATCGGGATTATGTTGAATGGGAAGAGCCGGTTGCCAAGGCGCCCTCACATCGGGTCCTGGCCATGCGGCGTGGAGAAACAGAAGGGTTTCTGTCCTTTCGGGTGATGGTGCCGGAACCCGAAGCGCTGTCGATTTTGCATCGCCTCTTTCTCAAAGGAAAAGGGCCGGCATCGGAGCAGGTCACCCTGGCGATCAAGGACAGTTTTACCAGGCTCTTGTCTCTCTCAATGGAAACCGAAACCCGCCTGGTCACCAAAACCCGCGCCGATCAAACAGCGATAGAAGTGTTTGCGCAAAATGTTCAGCAACTGCTCATGGCCCCCCCGCTAGGACAGAAGACCGTGCTGGCGATCGATCCCGGCTTTCGCACCGGATGTAAAATGGTGTGTCTGGACCGCCAGGGCACCTTGCGTCATACGGAGACCATCTTTCCGCATCTGGGAGCCAGCGGGGCCGCCAAAGCGGGAGAGACGGTTGTGGAATTGTGTCAGCGTTTTCAGGTTGAGGCGATCGCGGTGGGCAATGGGACGGCCGGAAGGGAAACCGAAGCGTTTCTCCGTGCTTTGAAATTACCAACCGCTATCCCCATTGTCATGGTCAACGAGAGCGGCGCGTCCGTGTATTCCGCATCCCCGGTCGCACGTGAGGAATTTCCCGATCACGATGTGACGGTGCGTGGCGCTGTCTCGATCGGACGACGGCTTATGGATCCCTTAGCCGAACTCGTGAAGATCGATCCCAAGGCCATCGGCGTCGGGCAATATCAACATGATGTCGATCAGGGCATCTTGAAACAGCGGTTGCAGGATGTGGTCATCAGTTGTGTCAATCGGGTAGGGGTGGATGTGAATATGGCGAGTCCGCAACTGCTCACGGCCGTCTCCGGTGTGGGTCCGCAACTTGCCACGAATATTGTGGCCTATCGACAGGAACATGGCCCGTTTTCCAGCCGAACCGCCTTAAAGAAAGTCCCGCGCCTGGGAGCCAAAGCGTTTGAGCAAGCGGCCGGATTTTTACGCATCACCGATGGCGAGCATCCGCTGGATGCCAGCGCCGTGCATCCCGAACGGTATGCTGTGGTCAACGCGATGGCCAAAGACTTAGGCTGCACCGTGAAGGATCTCATGAAGGATCCTGCCCGGCAACGCACGATCGATCTCAATCGATACATCACCGAGGACGTGGGCAAACCGACCTTAATGGATATCCTCACTGAATTGGCCAAGCCCGGCCGTGATCCGCGCCAACAATTTGAAGCCGTAAAGTTTGATGAAGGGGTGCAATCCATCGAACAGGTCACGCCCGGCATGATTCTGTCCGGGGTGGTGACCAATGTCACGGCCTTTGGCGCGTTCGTCGATATCGGCGTGCATCAGGATGGTCTGGTGCATATCAGTCAACTCGCCAATAAATTTGTCAGCGATCCCAACACGGTGGTGCAGGTCAATCAACAGGTCAAAGTCACCGTGCTGGAAGTCGATGTGCCTCGCAAGCGTATTTCGCTGTCGATGAAAGCGGCGGCAAACGGGAAGTCCTGA
- a CDS encoding DUF3313 domain-containing protein — protein sequence MNYTFPQLQRLSLLLCIIVSCSGCAPKIEPLNFSGFLTDYTSLRPSPDDSGAWSYRKPGVNFKEYDHIILDPLVIWPSQNSEYGGLDALTAWKLALGFQESMSRALAGGYVIVKDPGPGVLRLRAALTDVLLERPSVSTPDHILPLANDLLIRASEKISGMNALEGEAAIEVEILDTQSRERLVAYVEKRMSSEILITRDKDSLGPVLEIFDYWGKKLRQRLDEERGLREYRKDIQ from the coding sequence GTGAATTACACCTTTCCGCAATTACAACGGCTGAGCCTGCTCTTGTGCATAATCGTCAGCTGCTCCGGATGTGCTCCCAAAATCGAGCCGTTGAATTTTTCCGGATTTTTAACCGATTACACCAGCCTTCGTCCCTCGCCGGATGACAGCGGTGCCTGGAGTTATCGGAAGCCGGGGGTCAATTTCAAAGAATACGACCACATTATTCTGGATCCCCTGGTGATCTGGCCCAGCCAAAATTCCGAGTATGGCGGTCTTGATGCCTTAACCGCCTGGAAACTGGCTCTGGGTTTCCAGGAGAGCATGAGCCGCGCACTGGCAGGAGGCTATGTGATTGTGAAAGATCCCGGGCCTGGAGTCCTCCGGCTTCGAGCGGCTCTGACGGACGTATTATTGGAACGCCCGTCAGTGTCCACGCCGGACCATATCCTTCCGCTGGCCAATGACCTGCTGATCAGGGCTTCCGAAAAGATTTCCGGCATGAATGCCCTGGAGGGAGAGGCAGCCATTGAGGTCGAAATATTGGATACTCAGAGCCGGGAACGACTGGTGGCGTATGTGGAAAAGCGGATGAGCTCAGAGATCCTCATCACCCGCGATAAAGATTCCCTGGGACCGGTGCTGGAGATCTTTGACTATTGGGGCAAGAAACTTCGCCAACGGTTAGACGAGGAACGCGGACTACGGGAGTATCGGAAAGATATTCAATAA
- a CDS encoding mechanosensitive ion channel family protein produces the protein MKRQVKWILWLILIIQNCAVPLSFGENDPQPFFPVEAMNAGLSKADQHIDLTTPRVALEHFLDQGRVHNFHSASHTLNLNKFSSSDQKTKGPELTEQLYFVLNQKIQINWSQIPDRPDGTLDVPLDNTSPLAGKPRRSIKIGSITFDNREVEIRLARYKAPDSPAQWQFSEETVNKIPQLYAQFGPGPLVKYFHPAIKRRVLNDDPLGQIFVLVFIGIISFAIGWSVNRMVMGFFERSTRKHLSDAARRLRTPAGIFFSLIMFDLIAFSLISLSGPLISDFGPILKTLLILSITWFIIRITEVVTDFSSHQYTHRIDTEGEQHARQMTTHISVARRVIIFITIVFAVGFILRQFQMFENLSFSLLASAGVASVILGVAAHSVLGNIMAGMQVAITQPACIGDAVRFEKEWGFIEAITYTYITIRTWDLRRVVIPLSYFIEHPFENWSMKDAHIIKPIYLYVDYRMDVSHLRQKFKEILENSPEWDRQTPPVMQVTGLTEEAMELRALCSAKDGKTAWSLQCATREQLVAFLQEFHGGRYLPKQRVLLEKDQFES, from the coding sequence ATGAAACGGCAGGTAAAGTGGATTTTGTGGCTAATTCTCATCATCCAAAATTGTGCAGTGCCATTGAGCTTTGGCGAGAATGACCCACAACCATTTTTTCCCGTGGAGGCCATGAACGCAGGACTGTCAAAAGCAGACCAGCATATCGACCTTACGACCCCACGTGTTGCGCTAGAACACTTTTTGGATCAGGGAAGGGTCCATAATTTCCACTCAGCCAGTCACACCCTGAACTTAAATAAATTTTCATCTTCTGACCAAAAAACCAAGGGACCTGAATTGACGGAACAGTTGTATTTCGTCCTGAATCAAAAAATCCAAATTAATTGGAGTCAAATCCCGGATCGACCCGATGGCACGCTTGATGTCCCTCTGGATAACACCAGTCCTTTAGCCGGAAAGCCCCGCCGAAGCATTAAAATTGGGAGTATCACCTTCGATAATCGTGAGGTCGAGATTCGTCTCGCACGTTACAAAGCACCCGACAGTCCGGCCCAGTGGCAGTTTAGCGAGGAAACCGTCAACAAAATTCCTCAGCTTTATGCGCAATTTGGCCCCGGTCCACTCGTAAAATATTTTCATCCGGCAATCAAGCGTCGTGTGTTGAATGATGACCCTTTAGGGCAAATCTTCGTTCTGGTCTTCATTGGAATAATTTCCTTCGCCATAGGTTGGAGCGTTAATCGGATGGTCATGGGTTTTTTCGAACGATCCACCAGAAAACACCTCTCCGATGCAGCAAGACGGTTGCGCACCCCCGCAGGAATCTTTTTTAGTTTGATCATGTTTGATCTCATTGCGTTCTCTCTCATCTCTCTCTCGGGGCCCCTCATCAGTGATTTTGGTCCCATCCTGAAAACCCTCCTCATTCTGTCCATCACATGGTTTATCATTCGTATAACAGAGGTCGTCACGGATTTTTCTTCGCACCAATATACCCACAGGATCGACACCGAGGGCGAACAGCATGCCCGACAGATGACTACGCATATTTCCGTGGCCCGGCGAGTGATCATCTTCATTACGATCGTGTTTGCAGTTGGATTTATCCTACGCCAATTTCAAATGTTTGAAAATCTTTCGTTTTCCCTTTTGGCATCAGCTGGTGTGGCAAGTGTAATTTTGGGCGTGGCAGCCCATAGCGTTTTAGGGAATATCATGGCCGGAATGCAGGTAGCCATTACGCAACCAGCCTGTATTGGCGATGCCGTTCGATTTGAAAAAGAATGGGGATTCATAGAAGCCATTACCTATACCTACATCACGATCCGAACCTGGGATTTGCGACGGGTGGTCATCCCGTTGTCCTACTTTATTGAGCATCCATTTGAAAATTGGTCTATGAAAGATGCACACATCATTAAACCGATTTATCTGTATGTGGACTATCGAATGGATGTCAGTCACCTACGCCAAAAATTTAAAGAGATTTTAGAAAATTCTCCCGAGTGGGATCGGCAAACTCCTCCCGTTATGCAAGTCACGGGTTTAACGGAGGAGGCCATGGAATTAAGAGCATTATGTAGCGCAAAAGATGGGAAGACCGCATGGAGTCTTCAATGTGCAACCCGGGAACAATTAGTGGCGTTTCTGCAAGAATTTCATGGAGGGCGATATTTGCCCAAACAACGGGTATTGCTTGAAAAGGACCAATTCGAATCCTAG
- a CDS encoding OmpP1/FadL family transporter codes for MNVWFAVKFRLPILCLFLIGTWLLPSWAQAGGLFLTEIGTPDVGLAGAGWAARAQDASTLFKNPAGMTLLEGAQFQGGAQLLYGDIGFTSDGKSTPTGGGGGNPIDVFPGASGFYVHPLGDDWRVGFGIFSNFGLGLKYKGEWVGRYYVKDALLAGVSFMPTASYRVNEYLSVGGGVNVMLGAVKQTVGINNLGSTNDGQMQIKDQAVGVGGNIGVMFTPTRGTRFGLTYQSPIDLNFSDKPKFSNLGPIGTALQNNGLLDNKLDVGITVPQSLMFSAYHDLSRQWAIMGDVGWQDWSEFGKVDIGVNTANPTSVVANLNYQDTWHVAFGTQYRVNPAWVLSTGFAYDSSMVKDKNRTLSLPVGETYKFGLGALWQTTRTLNLGFSYELTWVGDMPVDQSRGPLSGRVSGDFKNTTLHFFALTVTWGEGVKMGPGGA; via the coding sequence ATGAATGTCTGGTTTGCGGTGAAATTCCGATTGCCTATCCTGTGTTTATTCTTGATAGGAACATGGCTCCTGCCTTCATGGGCTCAAGCCGGAGGACTTTTTCTGACTGAGATCGGAACTCCGGACGTGGGACTTGCCGGAGCGGGATGGGCGGCCCGCGCTCAGGATGCGTCAACCTTATTTAAAAATCCCGCCGGCATGACCCTCCTGGAGGGTGCCCAATTTCAGGGTGGCGCCCAGCTGTTATATGGAGATATTGGATTCACCTCCGACGGCAAATCCACCCCGACCGGCGGCGGCGGCGGGAATCCCATCGATGTGTTTCCCGGAGCCAGCGGATTTTACGTGCATCCCCTGGGAGATGATTGGAGAGTGGGCTTTGGCATATTTTCCAATTTCGGGCTTGGATTGAAATACAAAGGGGAATGGGTCGGTCGCTATTACGTGAAAGATGCACTGCTGGCCGGAGTCAGTTTCATGCCCACCGCAAGCTATCGGGTAAATGAATACCTGTCTGTCGGCGGAGGCGTTAACGTGATGCTTGGCGCAGTCAAACAAACCGTTGGGATCAACAATCTCGGGAGTACCAACGACGGGCAAATGCAAATCAAAGATCAGGCAGTCGGGGTGGGAGGCAATATCGGTGTGATGTTTACCCCGACACGAGGAACACGCTTCGGCCTCACGTATCAATCGCCCATTGATTTGAATTTTTCCGATAAGCCGAAGTTTTCGAATCTTGGTCCTATCGGCACCGCCCTGCAGAATAACGGGCTGCTGGATAATAAACTCGATGTGGGCATTACCGTCCCCCAATCGCTGATGTTCAGCGCCTACCACGACCTGAGCAGGCAGTGGGCGATTATGGGTGATGTTGGATGGCAGGACTGGTCTGAATTCGGGAAGGTGGATATCGGCGTGAATACGGCGAATCCCACAAGCGTCGTCGCCAACCTGAACTATCAGGATACCTGGCATGTGGCGTTTGGGACCCAATATCGCGTGAATCCCGCATGGGTGCTCTCAACCGGTTTTGCCTATGATAGTTCCATGGTGAAGGATAAAAATCGCACCCTCAGCCTTCCTGTTGGCGAAACCTACAAATTCGGGTTGGGAGCCCTCTGGCAAACGACGCGAACCCTCAATCTTGGTTTTTCCTATGAACTGACCTGGGTGGGAGATATGCCGGTTGATCAAAGTCGTGGACCACTGTCCGGCCGGGTATCCGGTGACTTTAAGAACACGACTCTTCACTTTTTTGCATTAACCGTCACCTGGGGCGAAGGGGTGAAGATGGGGCCAGGAGGAGCCTAA
- a CDS encoding DUF3313 domain-containing protein codes for MIRLPLHVVLILVVGVSGCASTQHSRSVEQSGFLGDYSMLQEGKKDETLLIYKNPQADWKKYQKIILDPVTLWIGKDSQLKDVSAEDRQRMADLFWVKLHDALKNDYEIVTTPGPDVMRIQAAITEAETSNPVLDTVSSIVPQLRVLTGVKGFATGVSGFTGSASVEMKVTDSSDKTLLAAAVDRRGGTKSLSGVTNSWHDVEEAYRYWAEKVRWRACLLRGEQNCVEPEA; via the coding sequence ATGATTCGTTTACCGTTACATGTGGTTCTCATCCTGGTGGTGGGCGTATCGGGTTGTGCCAGTACTCAGCATTCTCGGAGCGTGGAACAATCAGGATTTCTTGGAGACTATTCCATGTTGCAGGAAGGGAAAAAGGACGAAACCCTTTTGATCTATAAAAATCCTCAAGCCGATTGGAAAAAATATCAGAAAATCATTCTTGATCCTGTCACCCTCTGGATCGGCAAGGACTCCCAATTGAAAGACGTATCCGCGGAAGATCGTCAACGGATGGCGGATCTCTTCTGGGTCAAATTGCATGATGCCTTAAAAAACGATTATGAAATCGTGACCACACCCGGCCCGGATGTCATGCGTATTCAGGCGGCCATTACGGAAGCCGAAACCTCCAATCCCGTTCTAGATACGGTGTCCAGCATCGTTCCTCAGTTGAGAGTTTTAACCGGAGTCAAAGGTTTCGCGACGGGCGTTTCCGGTTTTACCGGTTCGGCGAGTGTGGAGATGAAAGTCACGGATTCCTCGGACAAAACCCTGTTGGCCGCTGCGGTGGATCGCCGGGGCGGGACGAAAAGTCTGAGCGGAGTGACCAATTCGTGGCACGATGTTGAGGAAGCCTACCGGTATTGGGCGGAAAAAGTACGGTGGCGGGCATGTCTGCTTCGAGGTGAACAAAATTGCGTGGAGCCTGAGGCGTAA